The proteins below come from a single Eremothecium sinecaudum strain ATCC 58844 chromosome II, complete sequence genomic window:
- a CDS encoding uncharacterized protein (Syntenic homolog of Ashbya gossypii ACL136W; Syntenic homolog of Saccharomyces cerevisiae YGR210C), which translates to MPQDPLIGIVGKPSSGKSTMLNSLTDADAAVGAFPFTTIEPNKATGYLQVPCACSRFGKQELCKPNYGWCSSGMRHVPITLLDVAGLVPGAHSGRGLGNKFLDDLRHADALIHVVDVSGTTDADGKNTIGYDPLQDIQWLQDEIRLWIEGNLEKRWPSVVRKHVATKSTTLSTMQAQLGGYGANLDLVQAALSRTKDLPPLEKWDSSHITQVVKAFMQVKFPTVLALNKIDHPDADKNVTKIMLKHPHTKTVLTSALTEVFLRKLSKQRFIHYQPGTDILDTYEDDPVNLKPLDTPVLNRIENLRDLILYRFGSTGVVQVLQAAASVLDLIPVYTVKNITSFTGSSPPHVFRDCYLIKSGTKVKSVTRHIMGDIPVAAVETVGGSRVSDEDPIAPTKNDILSFRVGSRK; encoded by the coding sequence ATGCCCCAAGATCCGCTAATTGGAATTGTCGGCAAACCGTCCAGTGGTAAGTCGACAATGCTTAACTCGCTCACAGATGCTGATGCAGCTGTTGGCGCATTTCCGTTCACTACCATCGAACCGAATAAAGCCACTGGCTACTTACAGGTTCCATGTGCATGCTCCAGGTTTGGAAAGCAGGAATTGTGTAAGCCAAATTATGGTTGGTGTTCGTCGGGCATGCGGCACGTCCCAATCACACTTTTAGACGTCGCGGGGTTAGTTCCGGGTGCCCATTCAGGTAGAGGTCTAGGAAACAAATTCCTGGATGATCTGCGACACGCAGACGCCTTGATCCACGTAGTCGACGTCAGTGGGACCACCGACGCGGACGGAAAAAACACTATTGGCTACGATCCTCTACAGGACATACAGTGGTTACAGGATGAGATTCGTCTCTGGATCGAAGGAAACCTCGAAAAGCGCTGGCCATCTGTAGTTCGTAAACACGTAGCTACAAAATCAACAACTCTTTCTACAATGCAGGCGCAACTTGGCGGCTACGGAGCCAACCTTGACCTAGTACAGGCCGCACTAAGCCGTACCAAGGACCTTCCGCCCCTTGAAAAGTGGGACAGCTCTCACATTACCCAGGTCGTTAAAGCCTTTATGCAAGTTAAGTTCCCCACCGTTCTCGCTCTCAACAAAATTGATCATCCAGATGCAGACAAAAACGTCACCAAAATTATGCTCAAACATCCCCATACGAAAACGGTCCTTACATCCGCCCTAACCGAGGTTTTTCTTCGCAAATTAAGCAAACAGCGCTTCATACACTACCAACCAGGAACCGATATATTAGACACTTATGAAGATGATCCCGTTAATTTAAAACCCCTAGATACGCCAGTGTTAAACCGCATAGAAAACTTACGTGACCTAATCCTCTACCGATTCGGTTCCACCGGTGTTGTTCAGGTCCTACAAGCAGCAGCATCTGTCCTGGACCTCATACCAGTCTATACCGTCAAAAACATCACCTCATTTACCGGCAGTTCCCCTCCCCATGTCTTCAGGGATTGCTACCTGATCAAGAGCGGAACTAAAGTCAAGTCGGTTACCCGGCACATAATGGGCGATATCCCCGTAGCCGCCGTTGAAACTGTCGGCGGCTCCCGTGTTTCAGATGAAGATCCTATAGCCCCCACGAAAAACGACATTTTAAGTTTCCGCGTCGGCTCTCGAAAGTGA
- a CDS encoding alpha-keto acid decarboxylase family protein (Syntenic homolog of Ashbya gossypii ACL134C; Syntenic homolog of Saccharomyces cerevisiae YLR044C (PDC1) and Non-syntenic homolog of Saccharomyces cerevisiae YLR134W (PDC5) and YGR087C (PDC6)), with protein sequence MSEITLGRYLFERLKQVEVQTIFGLPGDFNLSLLDKIYEVPGMRWAGNANELNAAYAADGYARLKGMSCIITTFGVGELSALNGIAGSYAEHVGVLHVVGVPSISSQAKQLLLHHTLGNGDFTVFHRMSANISETTAVLTDITSAPSEIDRCIRTCYITQRPVYLGLPANLVDLMVPASLLSTPIDLSLKPNDAEAEAEVVESVLQMIANAKNPVILSDACASRHDVKAETKKLIDATQFPAFVTPMGKGSIDEQHPRFGGVYVGTLSSPEVKESVESADLILSVGALLSDFNTGSFSYSYKTKNIVEFHSDHIKIRNATFPGVQMKFVLQKLVSQVGDVIKGYQPVPVPAGQTKNEPTDDSTLLSQEWLWKQVGDFLQEGDVVITETGTAAFGINQTRFPNQAYGISQVLWGSIGFTTGACLGAAFAAEEIDPKKRVILFIGDGSLQLTVQEISTMVRWGLKPYLFVLNNDGYTIERLIHGEKAQYNDIQPWKHLNLLPTFGAKDYEAIRVSTTGEWNKLASDSAFNENSKIRMIEVMLPVMDAPSNLVKQAQLTAQTNAKQE encoded by the coding sequence atgtCTGAAATTACCTTGGGTCGTTATTTGTTCGAAAGATTAAAGCAAGTTGAAGTTCAAACCATCTTCGGTTTGCCAGGTGACTTCAACTTGTCCTTGTTGGACAAGATTTATGAAGTCCCAGGTATGAGATGGGCTGGTAACGCCAACGAGTTGAACGCTGCTTACGCTGCTGATGGTTACGCCAGATTAAAGGGTATGTCCTGTATCATCACCACTTTCGGTGTCGGTGAATTGTCCGCCTTGAACGGTATTGCTGGTTCTTACGCCGAGCATGTTGGTGTTTTGCACGTTGTTGGTGTTCCATCTATCTCATCTCAAGCTAAGCAATTGTTGTTGCACCACACTTTGGGTAACGGTGACTTCACCGTTTTCCACAGAATGTCTGCTAATATCTCTGAGACTACTGCTGTGTTGACTGACATCACCTCTGCTCCATCTGAAATTGACAGATGTATTAGAACCTGTTACATCACCCAAAGACCAGTTTACTTGGGTCTCCCAGCCAACTTGGTTGACTTGATGGTCCCAGCTTCTCTATTGTCTACTCCAATTGACTTGAGCTTGAAGCCAAACGACGCTGAAGCTGAGGCTGAAGTTGTCGAGAGTGTTTTGCAAATGATCGCCAACGCTAAGAACCCAGTTATCTTGTCCGATGCTTGTGCCTCCAGACACGATGTTAAGGCTGAGACCAAGAAGTTGATTGACGCTACTCAATTCCCAGCTTTCGTTACTCCTATGGGTAAGGGTTCTATCGACGAACAACACCCAAGATTCGGTGGTGTTTACGTCGGTACCTTGTCTAGCCCAGAAGTTAAGGAATCAGTTGAGTCTGCTGACTTGATCTTGTCTGTCGGTGCATTATTGTCTGACTTTAACACTGGTTCTTTCTCTTACTCTTACAAGACCAAGAACATTGTTGAGTTCCACAGTGACCACATCAAGATTAGAAACGCTACCTTCCCAGGTGTCCAAATGAAATTCGTTTTGCAAAAGTTGGTCAGCCAAGTTGGTGATGTCATCAAGGGTTACCAACCAGTCCCAGTTCCAGCTGGTCAAACCAAGAACGAGCCAACTGACGACTCTACCCTACTATCCCAAGAATGGCTATGGAAGCAAGTTGGTGACTTCTTGCAAGAGGGTGATGTTGTCATCACTGAAACCGGTACTGCTGCCTTCGGTATTAACCAAACCCGTTTCCCTAACCAAGCCTACGGTATCTCCCAAGTCTTGTGGGGTTCCATTGGTTTCACTACTGGTGCTTGTTTGGGTGCTGCTTTCGCTGCTGAAGAAATTGACCCAAAGAAGAGAGTCATTTTGTTCATTGGTGACGGTTCCTTGCAATTGACTGTTCAAGAAATCTCCACTATGGTTAGATGGGGTTTGAAGCCATACTTGTTCGTCTTGAACAACGATGGTTACACCATTGAGAGATTGATCCACGGTGAAAAGGCCCAATACAACGACATTCAGCCATGGAAGCACTTGAACTTGTTGCCAACTTTCGGTGCCAAGGACTACGAAGCTATTAGAGTTTCTACCACTGGTGAATGGAACAAGTTGGCTTCTGACAGCGCTTTCAACGAAAACTCCAAGATCAGAATGATCGAAGTTATGTTGCCAGTCATGGATGCTCCTTCCAACTTGGTCAAGCAAGCCCAATTGACTGCTCAAACTAACGCTAAACAAGAATAA
- the ZPR1 gene encoding zinc finger-containing protein ZPR1 (Syntenic homolog of Ashbya gossypii ACL137C; Syntenic homolog of Saccharomyces cerevisiae YGR211W (ZPR1)), giving the protein MSNNRGNEDMFKPVGEAAEEFSNQNSGVTNTGASDAQGHPVQDIESLCMNCHENGTTRLLLTSIPYFREVVLMSFECPHCGLKNSEIQPASEIQQKGAKYKLKIESKEDFNRQVVKSETAVCNFLELGVEIPAKRGQLTTVEGLLSDMVEGLSSDQEARKAVDEEMYQKIEAFISKVRKTIACEEGTLPLTFTLDDPAGNSWIEYKPGELSHKWSQIEYVRSDEQNVVVGILSKDQLEERRQKEREELSERERNPSQAKKEIFLSDATDIENYRNEVQTFTATCSSCVQECDTHMKAVNIPHFKEVIIMSTVCHHCGYKSNEVKTGGEIPAKGRRITLLCEDPEDLSRDILKSETCTMSIPELNLDIQQGTLGGRFTTIEGILTQVHEELESRVFSQTSDSMDEATKNRWVSFFDGLKAALAGKIKFTLIMEDPLAGSYIQNVYAPDADPNMKIEDYERTDEQNDDLGITDMDVGQE; this is encoded by the coding sequence ATGAGCAACAATCGTGGTAATGAGGATATGTTTAAACCTGTCGGCGAGGCCGCAGAGGAGTTTTCAAACCAAAATTCTGGTGTTACCAACACAGGGGCATCAGATGCACAAGGTCATCCCGTCCAAGATATTGAATCATTGTGTATGAATTGTCATGAAAACGGTACGACGAGGCTATTGTTGACTTCGATACCTTATTTTAGGGAGGTGGTCCTTATGTCCTTTGAGTGTCCTCACTGTGGATTGAAGAACTCTGAAATTCAACCTGCTAGTGAAATACAACAGAAGGGAGCTAAATATAAGTTGAAAATTGAGTCCAAGGAGGACTTTAACAGACAAGTTGTGAAGTCCGAGACCGCTGTGTGTAACTTTTTGGAGCTTGGTGTGGAAATTCCCGCCAAGAGAGGCCAATTGACCACCGTGGAAGGCTTGCTTTCCGATATGGTCGAGGGTCTTTCTTCTGACCAAGAGGCTAGAAAAGctgttgatgaagaaatGTACCAGAAAATTGAAGCTTTTATTTCTAAAGTGAGGAAAACTATCGCATGTGAAGAGGGCACATTGCCCTTGACATTTACTTTGGACGATCCCGCCGGTAACTCTTGGATAGAGTATAAGCCAGGTGAGTTATCACACAAGTGGTCTCAGATCGAGTATGTGAGGTCAGATGAGCAAAATGTTGTAGTTGGTATTTTAAGCAAGGACCAGTTAGAGGAACGTCGTCAGAAGGAGCGTGAGGAGCTTTCTGAGCGTGAAAGAAACCCATCGCAAGCCAAGAAAGAGATATTCCTCTCCGATGCTACAGACATTGAGAACTACCGTAATGAGGTTCAAACATTTACTGCTACATGCTCCTCGTGTGTGCAGGAATGTGACACACATATGAAGGCTGTCAACATACCCCATTTTAAAGAGGTAATCATCATGTCTACAGTATGTCACCATTGTGGCTACAAATCAAATGAAGTGAAAACTGGCGGTGAAATACCGGCCAAGGGAAGAAGGATCACATTACTATGTGAGGACCCAGAAGATTTGTCTCGTGACATTCTAAAGTCAGAAACATGTACTATGAGTATCCCAGAACTCAATTTAGATATACAACAGGGTACTCTAGGTGGAAGATTCACTACAATTGAGGGAATATTAACCCAAGTCCATGAAGAACTTGAGTCCCGAGTATTTTCGCAGACTTCCGATTCAATGGACGAAGCAACCAAAAACCGCTGGGTTTCGTTCTTCGATGGCTTGAAGGCTGCATTAGCTGGTAAAATTAAGTTTACTCTCATCATGGAAGATCCATTAGCTGGCTCGTACATTCAAAATGTGTATGCACCTGATGCCGATCCTAATATGAAAATTGAAGACTACGAAAGAACTGATGAACAAAATGACGATTTAGGGATAACTGATATGGATGTTGGCCAAGAGTAA
- the DIP5 gene encoding dicarboxylic amino acid permease (Syntenic homolog of Ashbya gossypii ACL135W; Non-syntenic homolog of Saccharomyces cerevisiae YPL265W (DIP5)) yields the protein MAYNQHHSDSGDDSEEVKVIDDHEKIKNNENLSSKRSGTSGLGSSDVERNDWEYDGKYDGIRLKRDLKARHMSMIAIGGSLGTGLLIGTGTSLSLAGPGAVFIGYCIMGVVVYIVMTCLGEMAAYIPLDGYTSYATRYADPALGFAVGYAYLFKYLILTPNQLTAGALVMQYWVPPGQVNPGVWITIFLVVIVTINIVGVRFFGEFEFWLSSFKVLVMIVVIILLFLIMLGVPSGDRLGFRYWSNPGAFNAYKSGSVDIEGPTGRLVSFMAVFVYALFAYLGTELCGIVAAETHNPRRNVPRAIKLTLYRIIVFYACTIFLLGMCVAYNDPGLLQASNATTSAAASPYVVAIKNAGIPVLHHIFNACVLIFVFSASNSDLYVGSRTLYGLAIDHKISKVFAYTNSWGVPYNALIACTVCCFLAYMNISNSAAKMFKYFVNVSSIFGLLSWITILITYDGFYKAFRAQGIDRSTLSYAAPMQPWAGRIALGFCCFVALMKNYTVFLGPRFDYQNFITGYIGIPVYIICFVGYKVIYKTKWIKPEDVDLYSFKGPIDMEEEQGKIEEAEHQKILNEKGWTWKWLYEKIFGWIF from the coding sequence ATGGCGTATAATCAGCATCACAGTGATAGTGGGGATGACAGTGAAGAAGTAAAAGTTATTGATGATCATGAAAAGATTAAGAATAATGAAAATTTGTCTTCCAAGCGTAGCGGGACCTCTGGTTTAGGGTCGAGCGACGTCGAGCGTAATGACTGGGAATACGATGGTAAATATGACGGTATTAGGTTGAAAAGAGATCTAAAGGCGCGTCACATGTCTATGATTGCTATTGGCGGGTCTTTGGGTACTGGGTTATTAATTGGTACTGGTACGTCTTTATCGCTAGCTGGACCGGGAGCTGTATTTATTGGTTACTGTATAATGGGAGTTGTTGTGTACATTGTTATGACATGCTTGGGTGAAATGGCGGCATATATACCATTGGATGGATATACATCATATGCGACGCGGTACGCCGATCCTGCACTAGGGTTTGCTGTTGGATATGCGTATCTGTTCAAGTATCTGATTCTTACTCCGAACCAGCTTACGGCGGGTGCGCTTGTGATGCAGTATTGGGTTCCGCCTGGGCAGGTGAATCCTGGTGTTTGGATCACGATATTTTTGGTTGTAATTGTGACAATTAATATTGTGGGAGTGCGGTTCTTCGGGGAATTTGAATTCTGGCTATCGAGCTTTAAAGTGCTAGTTATGATTGTCGTCATCATCCTATTGTTCTTGATTATGCTTGGAGTACCAAGTGGCGATAGACTCGGTTTTAGGTACTGGAGCAACCCCGGAGCGTTTAACGCTTACAAATCCGGTTCAGTTGACATAGAGGGTCCCACTGGTCGCCTGGTTTCATTCATGGCTGTGTTTGTTTACGCGCTGTTTGCATACTTGGGTACGGAGTTGTGCGGTATTGTTGCCGCGGAAACACATAATCCAAGAAGAAATGTGCCTCGCGCCATCAAGCTGACGTTATACAGAATTATTGTTTTCTATGCATGCACCATTTTCCTATTGGGTATGTGTGTTGCTTACAATGATCCCGGATTGTTACAAGCCAGTAATGCCACAACATCGGCCGCTGCGTCACCATATGTGGTTGCGATTAAGAATGCAGGTATTCCTGTTTTGCACCATATTTTCAATGCCTGTGTGTTAATATTTGTTTTCAGTGCTAGTAACTCCGACTTATATGTGGGAAGCAGGACTTTATATGGTCTAGCAATTGACCATAAGATTTCTAAGGTGTTTGCCTACACCAACAGTTGGGGGGTTCCCTATAATGCTTTAATAGCTTGTACAGTATGCTGCTTCCTTGCTTATATGAACATTTCTAATTCCGCAGCCAAGATGTTCAAGTACTTCGTTAACGTTTCGTCCATTTTCGGATTGCTATCTTGGATTACCATCCTAATTACTTACGATGGATTCTACAAGGCTTTCAGGGCACAGGGTATCGACAGGTCGACATTATCTTATGCTGCACCAATGCAGCCATGGGCCGGTAGAATTGCACTTGGTTTCTGCTGCTTCGTTGCATTAATGAAGAACTACACAGTATTTTTGGGACCCAGATTCGACTACCAAAACTTCATCACAGGTTATATTGGTATTCCAGTGTACATTATATGCTTCGTGGGATACAAGGTCATTTATAAGACCAAGTGGATTAAACCAGAGGATGTTGACCTATACTCATTTAAAGGCCCAATTGATATGGAGGAAGAACAAGGGAAGATCGAGGAAGCAGAACATCAGAAGATATTAAACGAGAAAGGATGGACGTGGAAATGGTTATACGAAAAGATTTTCGGATGGATCTTCTAG
- a CDS encoding HBL242Wp (Syntenic homolog of Ashbya gossypii ACL133W; Syntenic homolog of Ashbya gossypii NOHBY308; No homolog in Saccharomyces cerevisiae; Syntenic homolog of Saccharomyces kluyveri SAKL0G14872g) yields the protein MFMDLSHHEILKLDEWLDRALAPLVGEDGVRDLIKGYIIKALETCEISAGSKRDFVVLMRGLLEGVVDDDNFAERLYLVLLRKSYMVQSESSKTVEVANIPLEKLVWETIFEEFAPFGKILRSKVDHDRRHALIQYDNASSAVRCCAVDRAFFGNRFVSVSIYAGLWEEFPGTVYVDEYGPEAISRERLQRKEEQLREYESRLSVLLENLRHAASTKDYLHHAEKFLKIKEEMAEQKVSPEDMIREKLELMILEDPKRSVDVIISPFKPTRKARMLRRPIRMSGHHPIFIPRRPLGCRKPIHLVRGSRHGPRIRTRVPVSRRIIRQK from the coding sequence ATGTTTATGGACTTGTCTCATCATGAGATTTTAAAACTGGACGAATGGTTAGACCGAGCTCTAGCGCCACTTGTTGGCGAAGATGGTGTTAGAGATCTTATTAAGGGATATATTATAAAGGCACTAGAAACATGTGAGATTTCCGCTGGTAGCAAGCGTGACTTTGTAGTGTTGATGAGGGGACTTTTAGAAGGTGTGGTGGATGATGACAATTTTGCGGAACGGTTATACCTAGTTTTATTACGGAAGAGTTATATGGTGCAGAGCGAGTCCTCGAAGACGGTCGAAGTAGCCAATATTCCGCTGGAGAAGTTGGTTTGGGAGACGATATTTGAGGAGTTTGCGCCTTTTGGGAAGATTTTAAGATCCAAGGTTGACCATGATCGCCGGCATGCGTTGATACAGTACGACAATGCATCTAGTGCAGTGCGTTGTTGTGCGGTAGACAGGGCATTCTTTGGAAATCGGTTTGTTTCGGTCTCGATATACGCAGGGCTGTGGGAGGAGTTCCCTGGCACTGTGTATGTCGATGAGTATGGGCCGGAGGCGATCTCTAGAGAACGTCTTCAGCGGAAAGAGGAGCAGCTTCGTGAGTACGAATCTCGGTTAAGCGTTCTGTTAGAGAATCTAAGACATGCTGCCAGCACCAAAGATTACCTTCATCATGCAGAGAAGTTCTTGAAGATCAAGGAAGAAATGGCTGAACAGAAAGTGTCACCAGAAGACATGATCCGAGAGAAGCTGGAGCTTATGATTCTGGAAGACCCTAAGCGTTCTGTGGATGTTATCATTTCACCTTTCAAGCCGACTCGTAAGGCTAGAATGCTGCGGCGGCCGATTAGAATGTCTGGTCACCACCCAATCTTTATTCCACGTCGCCCGCTGGGTTGTCGAAAACCTATACACCTAGTGAGAGGTTCGAGACACGGACCCCGTATAAGAACTCGCGTGCCCGTCAGCCGACGCATAATTCGACAA